GCAGATCTTAACAAAACCTAGAACCATCACGGTATGTTAGGCATTTTGGGacagaataataataatacactCAGTTGGACAGCTTTGAATATACGATTCAAGAAGTGTTGGCCACTTAATGGAATTAATGCAATcccgcctgaaggtatgctaTTTTAATACACTTTAAGCTTAAGCTTCAAGGCAAGAAAGATCTTTAAGATTGAATCTTAAAGTTACCTTAAACTAAATTACAAACATGACGCCATCAAGCACCTGAGTAGAGTAATATGAGTACAATGAATAGCGTGCTTTCAATGCATATAACGAGGTTAATACATAATGCAATAGACCGCATCAAATGCTTGCAGTCAAAAGATATATTAAGGTACATGGAATGCATGATCTAACCATTCAGTAGGCATTTAATATGCAGCGTAAATAagcaaacaataattaaatttttgtatATGTTCTCCCATCTCGCATTCCAATATATAACGCTTTGTTAATAACTATTTTACCATTGTTTATGCTTACTTTCACGCTGGGCCGACCAAATCCAACAGGAAAACAGCTTGCTCTCGCTGAAAAGGACGAAACCGTCGCTGTCGATCGTTAACCCGCTGGATGTGCTTCGGCAGCGAATCATTCTGGAAATGGCCCGAAGACAGATGCGCGAAAACACAAGACAGGTAAGCGAGCAATGTGTTGGCTTTGGCGTTATTatgggtggtgtttttttacgAGGAGCAAGAACAGTAGAACCAACGCTAGTAATGCAGCGAATACGATAAGACCATCACCCCATAGGTACGTTCGAATGGGCTATCAATGTATCACGTGTGGAGGTCACTCTCATCATCACCCTTCATGGATATTTAATATAGCATTATACCACCGAAACATCGTTGCATTTGTTATGGTGAACTGGTGAAAGACCATTAGTTTTTTCCGCTGTTATCAATTCTCGCTGTATGTATTATTTGAATTCTATTTGAATTCTGTATCTCTTCGGTAGCGTGATTGTATTCCTTACAGTGGTTCGGAGGCCAGATTCAGGctgtttttgaaaatcttcGATTAAAAACGTAGCATTTGTTTCGCAAATTCCGGAGTGGGGTTTGCTTCAACCAGTCGTACTACGGATCCTTCCTGGTAACCATTATTTACTTGCTCAAAAGACccaaatacaaacaaataggGAAGCCTTCCATCGTTCCGTTAGCTGTCAAGAGTCGTTGTAATCTGATGGTTTTATCGAGAACCTACGAACAAGCCGATTCCTTGAAATGCTACTGCTCTAAACAAAACACGTGAGGCTACGCAGAAAGGTTTCATAATGATTTACGTAGTACGATAAGCTTCTGTTTTTCGGGTTATGATTATAGTGTTTACGTTTACTTTGCGCTACGTGACGTGTTCGCTACCGTACCGTGGTCCATCTTAACGGCAGAATGGTGTAGTTTGgttcatttattcatttcacCCACAAACATATAAAACCCTATCCACACGTATCCGCTGTTTCGGACTGCTATTGCAGGGAATATATTGCGTTgtaaaaatgtatttcaaagTGGTGGATTTTGAGTTTGCGCTGCTGTGAGTACATTCTGGTGCCATAATCAGCAATATTCCATTATGAGATATCTTGCACCGATGGGCAATTATATTTGATTGGCAAAAGTTAACCGCTATACCATTTTTTGACCATTTGATCCGGTATTTGATTACGGTTCGTAAGGGTTCGAAATCCTTTCACACTTGGAGGCGAAATAAATCTTCTATTATTTCTTTGTGCATTCCTCGAAAATACTTAATTTCCACAACATTCCACATTCCTGCATGAGACCCAACGTGCTTAAGTAAAGTTCCAAAGCAAACGCTTTCGCAAATCCTTTATCCAACAGCGTACCGTTTAGCGTGCTCATTGATACGTGCTTTGTTAACAAGAAACATCACAGCATCGCTAATGCATCTGATCTGTGCCACATGTTGTTCTAATTGTATGGGCCTATGTCAGTCATGCTATGGCGAATTCAATTACTCACACGCTACGTGGCACACTCGAGAAAGGTGTATGGAAAGATTAAATTGATGACGCACATCTCACGATATCAGAAATTGctaaaaatgaacaaataactttggatgatttattttgattgCTTCATCCCACAAGAGCACCTCTACtgaattgtaatatttttatgcGTGGCAttgttgaaattaataaaagcaaaaccataACCAGAATGtatgaaaaaaggaaatgtggGCACTCACTACTGATCAGCTACATATTTCTCTCTTTATGTGGTTTACTAATGTTATAATGTTGTAAACTTGTAACTTTGTTGATGAGATAGCAATTGTTGCTTGGtatcaataaaattaataagcaGGTCCTTTTAGCCAATTAACCCATCTTCTTGGTTGATTTATTGATTATGTAAAGAACCAACactccgttttttttaaagtaactCACATTAGCAATATTACATACATAAACGAAACAATTCAAATTTGGCGTTTAGAGCTCTTACTCTCTCTAATATCTCTTAGAGATATTGATTTACTAAATGCTTTTTATatcggcccggtggcatgatgatagcggcgtcggtcttcacacgatcggactggatcaaaatcccatctggacgaATCTCAGACTAATGTAGCAAGGACCCCTACTGAccatccggctacgtggtaaaatttaCTCtaataagccagaaatgggCAGGCATGACCTTTAGCAGGTCGTTGCGCCAAGAAatgtgagagaaagagagagggagagaaatgctttaatttaaaaaatttaatgaatattttagtaaagtactgggcgcctccattgagcATTGGGCGCCTCCATCTCCCATAGACTGTCACCCtgcaaatagacatttttctcAATGCCTACACCGATTTTTTATTGGTGTTTGTTAAACAATGAATTGAGCTATTTTGAGCTATTTCATACACTGAGCAGCCAAAATTGAGCTATTTCATACACGCGATTCAAACGACAAGCCAGTTTTTATATATTAACTTAttatcgcatttcatcgaattgcattgcgaaatgtctcactgagaaaaatcgctgcatatCTATTTGCACGGTCATATGAAAAGCATAACGATTTCAGACAGATGTTAGttcaaaaaaatcattatgtAAATAAGTGGTAGGGTCTTCATATAGGGAAAATTATAAATCAATTATAAAGAAGTGGAATGCTTCTCTATATTTACGCGCACTATTATTCCTGTCCTATCCTGAACAACGGACAAACGACGGCGCTCTACCGTTAGCGCTACTGAACACTTCTGCAGCAAATCAGCCCAGACCGCAGAGCGGTTATTGTCCCTAATAAGTAAGTAATTATGCGGTTGGAGCATAATTTCCTTCCGTCCGGAAAATTCTACCGTTCATCAACTTTTAGAACTCTCACACGCTCCCATGTGGTGTGGATTTAAGCAGCATCTAGCTCGCCGCACTCACCATGCTGGGTGACGGAATGGTTTGAATAATAGAAGGATGTTCAGCCACTACTTAAAACGGAGAACTGTTCTGTCCGATAATATGAACTGTTTTAGGTGACGTTCTTTAGGACTTGCCGGTTTTTGATATATAATGAACATCCAAATAATACTGTTCCAGTTTGCACATTATGTGgcttttattttgcttgtaaataaATACTAAGTAGTAGACTATCTGACGCCTTTCATTTTTACGAAAGTAGTCACAGTTCAATTTTTATTCGGCGTAAATCCTTTGGGAAtctctttgttgttttgtagaTTCTACAATTGGTTAGTTGTTATTTAGCTCAGTTCAGCCAGGTAAACAAACATCACCAAAAGCTTCATCAGCAGTCTGTTGAAGCTAAATTCTAACGTACTCTCTCATTTCCTTAAATCGGTTTCTATATAGTCGTCTACTAAAAGTCATTATGGCGTTAGTGTTTGAACTCTTTCTTGACATCAGAAAGCGTTACCAAATTATGCGCAACAAACTTTACCAATAGAGGTATGAAACTTTATTTATATCAAACTGAAATAATACGACCAGAAGCGCTTTTTGTCGTCAAGTGCACACTATGTTTTCGCACAGAATTCAAGCTTAATGAAACGTTTTGAATCAAAACTTGTTCCAGCACATGTTTGATCAATCTGCATTGCTGGACACTGCATATAGAAGCGTAGAATCACACAAACGTTCACCTTTCGGGGTACCTAAATTCTCTTGAATAGATTTTTGCTGTTAGGTTGTAACAGCCTTCACCATCGTCAGTAAAATGTCGCTTAACAAACACCACATTGGCAAAATCCATTAACATTTCGGTAtgataaatacaaaacaaaaattgatcgaTTGAAATTAAggaaatttgtttgattgcttttCGGCAAATATCAATGGTGCTTTTGTAACGATTTTTTTAACCAGCGTATTTTTCGACgaaagaaaagttttccagAAAATAAAGATTCATATAGAAACACATTCCCTAACGAAAGCGCTCCAGGCGGCAAAGACGCTTTCcacattttttttcgcaaGCAAATTCAATTCCTCAAGCGATCTGCCGGTGCTTTTTCCATTCGTTCAAAGATCCACAAACAGCATCGATTTTGCTCCGTGTCGCTTGTAACCCGTTTGCATCGAACTCGACTTGTCGAAAGCATTCGTCACCGAAAGCACATCAGCGGAAACTGGCGTTAAACGATTGGAAACACAAGCAGCAGAAGAAACCAACCTCGCTAACCTTGTTCAAATTCAACGGCTCCATTAAAcggtttatgtttatttgaaacgatttttgttttttttttgcacggaGTGCGAAGCTTTAAGCATATTTTTtctgtagttttttttgttttgttttagagtTGCTTGCTcttgcacacaaaaaaaatgtcacaGGTTTCGGACCGCTTTTGAGAGTGAAAGTATGACCTTAGAAAATTACAGGTTTTATCACCTtcaatccaatccaaactttgctCCTCGAAAACGGGGataaaaaacagcaaacagcgaTCCGTGTACTTACGGCCAGCAAGCATACGTCTCTGTTTACGCACGCAAACATCCCATCAAACTGTAATGATCCCAATTTACATCGCAAACCGtcactgctgttgttgctgctgcttgtggACGTCAGTGACATGTAGAACAGCAGTTCGGTCTACGCGTTTAGGATGTGCGAGCATGGCATCATTACCAGCTGAGTGTAAAGGAAATGTAAATTGTTATTTTGCTGAAATTTGACACGATTTCGATTTGATGGGAATGTTGCTTATTGGAGgtatgtgtttcgttttttttcgttcaaaacCTGTATGGGTATGTCGTATTTTTGGCACCAATAAGCACCGAAAGAAGGAGAGCGCTCCAAACTTCGTTTAGATCaatattttcatcaaaaatTACCTAAgtcatttgtttgctgttgtacCACATCAACATGAATCATAGTTACGTTTagttaaaacattattttccatAAACAAGAAACTAACTTGAATTACTCTCGAAGAAGCTGTAAATGTAACTCTGGAAGAAGAACTTCTACTTCCGCTGAATATCAATAACACGGTATGAAGCTTAGAATTCTGCTCTCCCGAAATGAATTCACAAACAGTTGGAACTCTGCATGCGGTGACACATCCATAAGATCGCCTTTAACTTCGTTTTATGATTTATGAGTCACTGCATTTTACTGCAATTATTTACCAATATATCCTAATGGCAATGTCAAATAACATTCGCTTCCATATAAAAATCGATCCTACCGAACCGGATCCATCTTTTAATAGATTCTCCGAAATCAATTCGAATTCCTCTtcgaaaacaaacatatttgTATACACTAATATATACTATATTAATATACATCACAGAgattaaaaaagggaaaaaaatattgtagaAACTTGTTTTGGATCCCAATCCCAATGCCGGACTTGAGGTCCAGACGATCTAGATTAAAGAATgaatccggattgatccaaAGAAGGATCGAATCCtagaatccgatccgaatcccATTGCCCAATGCTAGTTCCATGTTGTAGCTGTTATATTTCCGATTTTATTGCCTAATTATCAACTCGtcaaatttaaaaactatTACCAAATTAACAGACAATTTGTTTTATATGCAAATTATCCCACCACATTGCTTCTTGAAGCATAATTACCGTCAACCAATGATTAATTGCTATTTAAATCCTGTATGTCTGCTTTGCATCCGTTAAACGTTTACACCATTCTAACCTTCAGGTGTTCTAATAAAGTCAAAGagagcagcacaaaaaaacgcttaacagaaatttaaaacactCCCGCACCGTATACCAAGAGCGTAGCTAGAATATCTCGCCTGGGAACTGCGGTTACGTACCACACACCGCCCATAATACCGCCAATTGGCTGAGTTAATCAACCACGGCTAATGATGATGCCGACCGGAAATGatattttcccatttccttccttccatGGTTCCATCCGCAGTACCTGGTCGTACGGTACAGCAATGAGATTATTTCTCGTGGGATACAGCCCGTGTCaggaaatggaataaaaatcaGTTGCAAGTGTACGTCCGCGGCGTACGAAATGTGTCCGCCTGTCTTGCCACGCGGCTCGCTGTGGTAGAAGACAATGCGCTAAAAAGGAAATGATTGAAAAGGCAGCGTGTTATTATACAAGCGGGAGTAAAAATGAAAGTTTCTGCCAGCTTATAGCATTGTCACCAGAATACCGGAACCCGGGTGCAAAGAACGATGAGCATGAACAAGGAAAATGAGTTCGGGATGCATTGCAGCGTAAATTTGCACGATGGAAACACAATACAcaaagtgcagtgaaaatgGAACGCTCCAGGAATCTGTTAAGAGTTTTTTCACTACTATGAATAGATTCTGTTAATTCAAAGTGTTCGTGATTAAAAAACTAGAAACATAGATGAACACAGATAAATTACAATTAGATTCGAAGCGATATTTCTTCACCCTGAAGTAGTTAATAATTATTGCATATTTTACTTCATTTTACATCCAGGTTGAGCTGAACAAGGCGCTACTAAGAGAAATTGGAAAACGGAGTAGCAATTTGTATGACGGCTCAGAATACCCGCTGGACTCCACGTACTACGATCGGAAGTTTTATAATCAGCATGCCGCACCCAAACTGAACCATGCACGTCCTGCGGAGGATGAGCTGGAAGCGATGGTTGAAACCCTTCTGCAGAACAACCGTCTAGCTGCAAGGGAAGGTAATTATGCCAGCAAACTGCAACGGGCGCACTCAATCAATGAAAGGCAAACGTCCGCGTCCAGGATGAGCTCCGATCAGATGTCCCCGCAAGCTCAGTCAGCACAGTCCCATCCGCTCAGCAGCCTTTTCAACAACGAACAGGAAGATCTCAAGACTAAGGATCATGCTCTCAGACAGTCAGCCGTACCGGTGGCCCAGGAACATGACAACACGAACGACAACGGTGAGGACGATGAACAAGAGGAACAACCGGCTAATGGTGGTAGCTCCGATGTGTTAAAGGTCGTTCAAGACGGTAACGACCTCCTGGAACCGGCCAACCATCCGTCGTCGAGCGATCAGAGCAGTGGAACCGAATTTGGTCCACGGTACGTCTACGGTATGTACAAAAACCGATACGCCAActaaacagaaacaaaaccgatATGCCACCATACTATTGACGACCCACTCGACATCCTTGACGTCCTCTACTGAAACGGTTCTGGAACTAGTACTatcttcaataaaaaaaagcgagtTGACAGCAGGTATATTGTATATCCTAATTGCCAAACAGAagtagaaaagaaacaaaaaaatcacacatccACTCACAAACATGTAACGAAAACGGGAACGAACGGGGCGGAATTTCGTGATCGCTTGCTATTTATTAAAAGGACTAATAAAGACACACTTACAACATAAAAGGAGAATAACAAAATAactaccaaaccaaacaaaacaaatgcggATCCATAGCAAGTGAAGACCTCTATTTACACAATTAGATACTGTCGTAGTTGCGTTGCGCTAGGTTGTGCCATAAGGAAAGAAAGTTGCTAACGAATCATACAAATAGTCTGCCTAATTCACGCTGTACCACTGCTTACGTTTCCCGCTAGATGTCTCGCCAAATCGATCAGTGTATCACTTCATTTGCCGAATGCCAAACATGGTGTCTGTGGGTTTGATGTCCAGTTGGGGGTTTGTTGGGGGAGCGAAAGAGTATAAGAGctagagagagggagagatagagagaaagagagacagagaggggGAGAAATTGGCTAAGGATACTAATCAGCATGTGTGACGCGTTTAAGTAGATTAAAATCAGGAACTAATGACGTTGATGAATGCTGATCTGTTTGTATGCGTTTGAACCGTTTTAAGGGAATTTAATCAATCTTAtcaaggaaatggaaatgtatTAATTCCTCTTGAAATTGCTTTTAAACCACGAAAGCAAAACCATTCATTGTACCAAGAAAGGAACGCTGCACGCATGATGTACAACTGATTTGAAGCATAAAATAAGTTTTGCCCATTTTCCGGCGCTATTCACCTTTTCATCAGCGGTTTAATAATCCCGCCAATATTCGGAGCTCTGATATGTGTACCCAAAATGTTAAGATATGCTGAACCGTTAAATTACCCCAGACAACATCAAGGTAACTCTCAAAACCATCCTTCTTTATTAGATTAACtgttaatcaaatatgttCCGGCATACCAAGCTCGCAGAGTAACTGTGTGGGCTCCCCCACACACGGCGACGGAGCGGGCACGGAAGTGACACGGAACCATTTGGTAGCCGGTTGATAAGCGTTAGCGCTAGACAAAGCAAATGCCAAGCACGCCGAAGCGAACGGATGGACAGGAAGATGAAGCAGCACGCACCGTTTCCATCTTTATCTGTTCAGTTTGttgtttagtgtttttttgttgattttttgttttactttttacaACCAGTCCATCCATTTGGAAGGTAAATATGGAATGGGTGGATAATACGGAAAATCTACTGCATACATCTACATCAGTGGGGGGTGTCCTTTTTCAGGGTCTTCCTCGcttctttttgttgctgctgttcaaGATCGTCATATTTGCCTGCTGTGATGGGAAAAAATAATGCTACAGGTTGAATAAATTCCACTCTGTCGCTGACATTTCTACCAAGCCGAGGTCGTCTAATTGTTCACAACTCTCATGGGGAGAAAAACAAGTGAAGCTTTTGCCTGCTTTGGCCCGGTTTGGGTTGAATTTTGAGacgcgattttttttaaattgcccCACCCAATGTATCTTCCGGATTTGCAACACATAAAGAATCGTATTCTTCACTCTCCCATCTTTCGGTTTGTCCGTCGAAGCATACCGGCATAAGCACGGTTGCCTCGAAAAGATAATCCCACCCCACCTATACCTTTCACCCACCAAAAGTGCAGCAGGTGGAAAATTACTCGTCCTCGTCCCCCCAAAATAAAAAGACACTAGGCGCAGACAAATGAGGAAGGCGAAAGcatattttgccattttgtcgTCGGGAAACGAGCGTTACCACGCGATGGTGGAACCTGGTGCGGGAACGCCCGCTGGAAAAGCGATCTTTTAACGACGACAAAGGAAACATGAATGAATTGCCGCCTTACCGGGGCACCTGCCCACGTGGCGGAGGACCTGCTGTGTGTGAAGAATGCGTGCTACATCGTCATTTGACAGGACCGGTTTATTGATGCCGGGTGCTGCTGCTTTGCACCTTCAGCTGACTGTTTCACATTTTTACTTAACGCTGGACGAATCACCCCGGGGATGTATGACTATGAGTTGCTAGATAGCATTGCACGAGCCTTCGCGCACGTTTCATCTTGTGGCTGGCAAGACGGTGCGTTTGAAGCTGTTCATTTCTAATGCGTACGTTTAGCAGCGGTATAAGTGGAGCGAATACTTTCCTCCTCTGCCGTTAACGTCAAAGGGCGTCGTGATCGttctaattttgttttgctacaaCCTTAATAAAAGGCTCTATTGCTTGTTAagcgttttatgtttgttaatttttagatataaaaaaaatcatttcttcaGTTGCTTGGTATGACTCTTCAAGTGTATGCCATTCAGACGATAAATGGACGAACAAAACAGGAAGGACAGAGCTTTTCGAAGAGTGAAGGCAAACTGCTTAGCCAgaaattgttgtttattgGTAAAGTGTAAACAAATCGCAAACCACCAATCAATAAcacaaatgaataaatgagTTCTTGCTGAAGCCACCAATATCCCATACGTGGATAAGCTACCGATCGTATGTAACATTGACTATAATATCCAATAAACGCTGACGTCCCTTGCTGCTGGCACATGAGGACTACACCGTTTATTAGGTTTCTCCTAGCGAAACTAACAAGCCTAACGAGAGGAAGGATAAATCTAACAACATAAGCAGGTGATGTTGGAACAGTACAGtacagaacagaacaaaaaaaggaaaaaaccaactcacaaacacatacaaagaaaaaacaaccagcATCAAATAGTATTAAGTCCGTTAAAGAAATTTCATAATTCTGATTTAGAATGAAGAGAACCCGGTAAACTAACATGGAAAAAACACGGGCTAGTGCAGATGGCATAGAGGAACATAGAGGAAATTGGTAAGGATGCttcgagcaacaaaaaaggacagATCAAATGTAAATGACATTTAACCGATGAGCTTCTGATGATCTGACGTGGGAGTGATGTGAAGCGATATACAAACGAGAAGCAAACTATCTTCCGCACATGCAAAACTGCAACCGGAGGGATAAGCGAACAACATTTGCACACATGTGCACAAGGTAACGAAAATGGCGGATGGAGCAAAACATGGATCAAGTACGAAACCCTTTAACTGGCAAATcttaaaaatttattactaACAAAATGAAATGGCATCTACGCTTGGGCGATTGCTTGCCTCACACCATACTATACAATTACTGCGATGCGATCGTAATGCAAAAAGCATGCTCTATTGTACATATATTCTTGACGTATTggaaccatttcaacttacaTTCGACACACGATGCTCAAACCAGGGCAAGCCGAACCCGAAACCCATTCCGATTGACGAGCGAAGGCAAACAGCATATGGAAGaggaaacatgaaacaaaaggaaaaccccaAAATCTCTAAGCCAACCTAAACCAAAATggtataaaataaagaatttaatttctaAGAGCAGCATGTTATTGGGAAAGCACGAACGCCGAATTATGTCGTACCTTCTGATACATTGttttaagttgttttttttttcgtttaatattttgttcgGTTTCTTTGATAAGCTGTTTAACTAACCATTGTGATGACATTATGTGAGAGGATATGTGTAATAAGGTAAGTAGACGTAAAGTAGAGAGCTCAAAGGATGATAAATAAGATTGATATTGTAAGTACGACTACGTCGAGTGTCTCTGGGATGATCGTTTGCTGATAAAATTGATGTTAAGATACTAAGTGATTTTCAAGATGTTGTTCATCAAGAGATTGTTGATGTCTAATTCTAAGATCCACACAGCAGTCATCTGCTGAGACATGAACCATTTTTGCAATTGATTGACTAAACTGATCATAAGTGATCGGTTCATTTACGATGAACCGTTGGGCTGGATGATTGCATGATAAAGAAATTCATGACATCAGACGAATAATAGTTCTCTTATGCATTCAGTGGACTGCGAAATGGCAAAGGTCCAGTCGGGTCCGATGTACATTATTAACAAATAGGAAAATAGTAACTTAAACAACATACTTGACACGGGCACTTCATCAGATTATTGTTGATCATATGAAAGGATCAACCAATAATATCTGGACTATCTTCTAAAGCCGatacaaaacaagaaacaaaacagaaagaaatatAAGGTTTAGCTGTTTATACAGCAATGAGAATGGTATACCACCGTATACTTACCGATAAATAATGATTTCTTTACACCAGTTAAATAAGTTTCTTTTCGATAGCCAAGTTCTTCGTGCGCTACTAGACATAGTGTAAgctaacatttttattttcactattttttgttcaatcgGAGTAACTCTCAAACATCAGTCAACAGCAACACTAAACTAAATCTGTTTGTTAactgaaaaataaatcacaattctagatgtttttctttgtcacAGTTACAGTGattaattatatattttaagaGCATTTTATATAGATAATATCTCAAAAAATTCCCTCATTCCCGCTAGCATTCAGCTTGTACCAATCGATGCTCTTTGGTGTTTTTTACCGTGCGTAATGGTCCCTAATCTAAACTTTATCACCTTTAAACGTGACAGTGGACAAACGTGCAGATAAGATAAGATAATCAAAAAATAGTGTAGCAACCCTCTCACTGTGGGTATTTATTTGATGTCACACAGTAGTGCGACTCCACGCAACGTCCAGTGGCGCGGATTAAAGTCCGTCTCGAAATCGATCGAACCGACGTACTTCTGATCGGTACGTTGCGGCTTCCGGTAGATGGGACATTCGTAGAGCCGCGGATCCTTACCAGCAGTCGTGTTGATTGCGTAGATGTAAATCACCGGCATTTGTTCGTACAGTACCTTTGGTTTGGATTCGATTAATTTACCACTGCGACGATCCAACGATGCACCTGCAGAGAGCGTGCAATTAGGGAACgttaagcacacacacacactttggaTGGGGAAAGACAAACGGGCACACCTTCAAGAAACAGTCCGTAAACGTAAACACCTTCCTGTGGGGGATCGTGGATGTCTTCCTTGTTGTGGCGCGTAATTTGATTCTGCAACACTACCGAATCGAGGGCCCAGCCCTTGTGGGCTCGCGTTACCTCCTAGCGATGATGGAATCGTATCCCAGGAGtggaacaaaatttaaaatcaaatccATATACTTAATCGAATGTTAAAACTTGTGAAATTGAATGTTTCCATAAGCTGGTAACTTACGATATAATTTATAGCATTTAAAATAGATTTTAAATCGAATGTGCTTTTATGGTTCGATAGGAAATGATGCATCGATTTATGTACGTCCAAATACCTTCAGGACATATACACTTCTTCTCGAAGATTTCAAGTTTAAGCTTGCCTATGTGTATACATCCAAAATATTGCTCAACCCTGCCTCAAGCCCTATCCATACTTAACTTCATTGCTGTTTCAATTAGTCATCAGTACCTCGGTAC
The Anopheles moucheti chromosome 2, idAnoMoucSN_F20_07, whole genome shotgun sequence genome window above contains:
- the LOC128297968 gene encoding uncharacterized protein LOC128297968, with the translated sequence MKATLRLWTAVMALVCVSLQVSALPYSDSRVVQENSLLSLKRTKPSLSIVNPLDVLRQRIILEMARRQMRENTRQVELNKALLREIGKRSSNLYDGSEYPLDSTYYDRKFYNQHAAPKLNHARPAEDELEAMVETLLQNNRLAAREGNYASKLQRAHSINERQTSASRMSSDQMSPQAQSAQSHPLSSLFNNEQEDLKTKDHALRQSAVPVAQEHDNTNDNGEDDEQEEQPANGGSSDVLKVVQDGNDLLEPANHPSSSDQSSGTEFGPRYVYGMYKNRYAN